In the Chroococcidiopsis sp. SAG 2025 genome, one interval contains:
- a CDS encoding HAD family hydrolase yields the protein MKAVFLDKDGTLIEDVPYNIDPDKIRLCAGALEAVQMLAAANYQIFIITNQSGIARGYFPESALINVEKHLRQLLATAGVSLASFYYCPHHPQGVITEFAIDCDCRKPNPGLLKKAAKEHSIKLDRSWMIGDILNDIEAGNTVGCRTILIDNGNETEWQLSRSRLPNFIVNNLREAAAVIMTSDRSPPQKKHTYS from the coding sequence ATGAAAGCAGTTTTTCTGGATAAAGATGGTACTTTAATTGAAGATGTTCCTTACAACATCGATCCAGATAAAATCCGACTTTGTGCAGGTGCATTAGAAGCAGTGCAAATGTTAGCCGCTGCTAACTACCAAATCTTTATTATTACAAACCAATCTGGTATAGCACGGGGCTACTTTCCAGAAAGCGCTCTCATAAATGTAGAGAAACATTTGCGGCAATTATTGGCTACTGCTGGTGTTTCTCTAGCCAGTTTTTATTATTGTCCTCACCACCCTCAAGGAGTTATCACAGAATTTGCGATTGATTGCGACTGTCGTAAACCTAATCCTGGCTTGCTGAAAAAAGCAGCAAAGGAACACTCAATTAAATTAGATCGCTCATGGATGATTGGTGACATTTTAAATGATATTGAAGCAGGAAATACAGTAGGTTGCCGCACAATTTTAATTGACAACGGTAACGAAACCGAATGGCAACTATCGCGATCGCGATTACCCAACTTTATCGTAAATAACTTACGGGAAGCTGCTGCGGTAATTATGACAAGCGATCGCTCACCTCCACAGAAAAAACACACCTATTCTTAA
- a CDS encoding SDR family oxidoreductase, translated as MQNLTAKVALVTGGARGLGEAICHTLADAGIATIIADVRLELAEKVAQSLRDNGKEAMAVALDVTNAAQIETVIEKIVDRYGRIDVLVNNAGIDLTVPIEEMPVQEWERILNVNLTGPFIMSKAVFTPMREQGGGFIINITSTAAKRAWANASAYHASKWGLLGFSHALHVEGRLHNIKVTAVVAGGMQTPFLTERFPDLDLSTLQDPKNVAQTVLYLLMQPTDTVIPEIMVLPMKESSWP; from the coding sequence ATGCAAAATTTAACTGCAAAAGTAGCACTAGTTACAGGTGGCGCGCGTGGATTAGGTGAAGCAATTTGTCATACCTTAGCTGACGCGGGAATTGCCACCATTATTGCTGATGTTCGTCTTGAATTAGCAGAAAAAGTTGCTCAAAGCTTACGCGACAACGGCAAAGAAGCAATGGCAGTTGCACTTGATGTTACTAACGCAGCACAAATTGAAACTGTCATTGAAAAAATTGTGGATCGATATGGAAGAATAGACGTTTTAGTTAATAACGCAGGCATAGATTTAACCGTCCCAATTGAAGAAATGCCCGTTCAAGAATGGGAGCGTATTCTTAATGTGAATTTAACGGGACCCTTTATTATGTCTAAAGCCGTTTTTACTCCAATGAGAGAACAGGGAGGTGGTTTCATTATTAATATCACTTCGACGGCGGCTAAACGAGCATGGGCAAATGCTTCAGCTTACCATGCTAGTAAATGGGGATTATTAGGCTTTTCTCATGCTTTACATGTTGAAGGTAGACTGCACAATATTAAAGTGACTGCTGTAGTGGCTGGCGGGATGCAAACACCTTTCTTAACCGAACGTTTTCCCGATCTCGATTTAAGCACATTGCAAGATCCAAAAAACGTTGCTCAAACAGTTTTATATCTATTAATGCAACCAACCGATACGGTAATTCCAGAAATCATGGTTTTACCAATGAAAGAAAGTTCTTGGCCCTAA